A single genomic interval of Spirosoma taeanense harbors:
- a CDS encoding sulfatase family protein, with protein MKIFSNRLFSLLYSVFALVGVGLLISARVVKPGPATPNVVLFFMDDLGYGDLSCTGALDYTTPNLDRMAAEGSRFTNFLVAQAVCSASRAALLTGCYPNRLGISGALGPNSPIGLNPNEETLADLLKERGYATGIFGKWHLGDNRQFLPLQQGFDEYYGVPYSHDMWPLHPAQKQANYPSLRWIEGNEPKQEIKDLNDAGHITETITERAVSFIRKHKKDPFFLYVPHPLPHVPLAASAQFKGKSARGIFGDVMMELDWSVGQILGELKQQGLDKNTLVLFISDNGPWLNYGDHAGSSGGFREGKGTSFEGGHRVPFLVRWPGVVPAGRVSNKLLSTLDILPTVAKLCGARLPKQRIDGVDWIALLKGDNTVTPRDRFYYYYRKNSLEAVRQGDWKLVFAHPGRTYEGFLPGQGGQPGPSTETHEFPVALYDLRRDPGERYDVREQHPDLVARLEKLAEEARADLGDDIQKRTGANVREPGRISQ; from the coding sequence ATGAAAATTTTTTCAAACCGTCTTTTCTCTCTTCTCTATAGTGTTTTTGCGCTGGTTGGCGTTGGCCTGCTCATCAGTGCCCGGGTGGTCAAACCGGGCCCCGCTACGCCCAATGTCGTTCTGTTTTTTATGGACGATCTGGGCTACGGTGATTTATCCTGCACGGGCGCTTTAGACTACACAACGCCCAACCTGGATCGGATGGCCGCCGAAGGGAGCCGCTTTACCAATTTTCTGGTTGCGCAGGCCGTGTGCAGTGCATCGCGGGCGGCCCTGCTGACGGGTTGCTACCCGAATCGGCTGGGGATTTCGGGGGCACTGGGACCTAATTCGCCAATTGGGTTAAATCCCAACGAGGAAACGCTGGCTGACCTGCTGAAAGAGCGCGGATATGCCACCGGCATTTTCGGGAAGTGGCATCTGGGCGATAACCGGCAGTTTCTGCCGCTGCAACAGGGCTTCGATGAGTATTACGGTGTACCTTACTCGCACGATATGTGGCCCCTTCATCCAGCGCAGAAGCAGGCAAATTACCCGTCTCTGCGCTGGATAGAAGGCAACGAGCCGAAGCAGGAAATCAAGGACCTGAACGATGCCGGCCATATTACCGAAACCATTACCGAGCGCGCCGTCTCGTTCATCCGGAAGCATAAGAAAGACCCATTCTTTCTGTATGTGCCGCACCCATTACCGCACGTACCGCTGGCGGCTTCGGCCCAGTTTAAAGGCAAAAGCGCCCGGGGTATTTTCGGCGATGTGATGATGGAGCTGGACTGGTCGGTCGGGCAGATTTTAGGTGAGCTGAAACAGCAGGGGCTGGACAAAAACACGCTGGTGCTGTTCATCAGTGACAACGGCCCGTGGCTGAATTATGGCGATCATGCGGGCTCGTCGGGTGGCTTCCGGGAAGGGAAAGGCACGTCTTTCGAGGGTGGACACCGGGTTCCGTTTCTGGTGCGCTGGCCGGGCGTAGTGCCCGCCGGTCGGGTGAGCAATAAACTGCTGAGCACGCTGGATATTCTGCCGACGGTCGCTAAACTCTGCGGGGCCCGGCTACCGAAACAGCGAATTGATGGCGTCGACTGGATTGCCTTGCTGAAAGGCGACAATACCGTTACGCCCCGCGACCGCTTCTATTATTATTACCGTAAAAACAGTCTGGAAGCCGTTCGGCAGGGCGACTGGAAGCTGGTATTCGCGCATCCGGGCCGCACGTATGAAGGATTTTTGCCGGGGCAGGGCGGGCAGCCGGGGCCCAGCACCGAAACCCATGAATTTCCCGTGGCCCTTTACGACCTCCGACGCGATCCAGGCGAACGTTACGATGTTCGGGAGCAGCATCCTGATCTCGTTGCCAGACTGGAAAAGCTGGCCGAAGAAGCCCGTGCTGATCTGGGTGATGACATACAGAAACGCACGGGGGCCAACGTTCGTGAACCCGGTCGTATCAGCCAGTAG
- a CDS encoding SusC/RagA family TonB-linked outer membrane protein has translation MTNPLQKASSVGFLFLLLARLQPGWAQSNVLASNDRLKQATSSNVGRPPFKTTSVNSGIEPTVPAAVAAKPAQVAGPITGTVKSSTGETLPGVNVVIKNTSKGTSTDANGKFTLEAPENAVLIFSAIGFTTQEVAVNGRTRIEVSLTTDDKQLDEVVVVGYGTQKRNSLTNSVAQIGAQEIARRPVSNIQQSLQGQLPGVTVLDQGGSPGRSNTAIRVRGITTFNINGVSNTAGTNNGTGGYDMSKNDALVIVDGIEQRLSDINPDDIESISILKDAASTAIYGSRATNGVVLVTTKRARGNKVQVEYNGYYAIQNSINRPHMMGIEDYMRLQVAAYTNAGSALPARFTESSIQAYVTATDREKYPLPNTWFQTVLHAAPQQNHTIAVSGGTEALRTRLSLRYQDQDGIITHYGNKIGEIRLNSDYTISPRLRVSGDINYRYNNSQAPTIDPVNFLFHGSLWAVPKYADGTYGLSTQGNNPLMYAEIGGDSKRFTDYLAGYIKADWEIVDGLTFSTQLGGRGTFLQEKNFANSYVNVDKNTNITKTVANNTLTEVRNTLREYTLINLLTYERKLGSHNLRGLLGYSQIGNTQTFLTAYRERFYNNAIQSIGQGANDGTKSNSGSDAVYGLRSYFGRVNYDYDGKYLFEANGRYDGSSKFTGQKQYSFFPSFSAGWRLSKENFWQGLQKTVNDLKLRGSWGITGNQSVNLYSYYAALTASGYNFNGAAVQGYRQTTLANTNLGWESTKQLDLGLDATFLGGRMNLTVDYYRKLTTDILLNLDIPATVGLIAPPQNAGSVENKGWEFSLNFRGAKNSSGFQYNLGGNLSINENKVVDLKGTGPYIIGSDIDPRYIIAVGLPINTLWGHRTDGLFQTQQEITEYKATYAANTKPGDVKYIDANGDGKIDANDMTNIGNTFPKFTFGLNSNFSYRNFELNLLFQGAADVSTRLAGALAEMGNQEGFTHSIYTNNYWTPTHTDARFPLPRKFDLRNVATSDRLIIDGSYVRLKNVQLAYSLPAAIASKVRLSRIRTYVSATNVLTISKLNEWNLDPEAGSGRGVYYPQTALYTLGLNLQF, from the coding sequence ATGACAAATCCGTTACAAAAAGCCTCTTCGGTAGGTTTCCTGTTCCTGTTGCTGGCGAGGTTGCAGCCTGGTTGGGCGCAGTCGAATGTACTGGCCAGCAATGACCGTCTAAAGCAGGCTACGTCTTCGAACGTTGGCAGGCCTCCGTTCAAAACTACATCAGTCAATTCAGGAATAGAGCCAACCGTTCCGGCAGCAGTCGCAGCCAAACCAGCGCAAGTAGCGGGGCCAATTACCGGTACCGTAAAGAGTTCGACCGGCGAAACGCTGCCCGGCGTCAATGTTGTTATTAAGAACACCTCCAAAGGTACCAGCACTGATGCCAACGGTAAATTTACGCTGGAGGCACCTGAAAATGCCGTCCTCATTTTCTCCGCCATTGGGTTCACCACGCAGGAAGTAGCTGTGAATGGACGCACCCGCATCGAGGTGTCGTTGACGACGGATGATAAGCAACTTGATGAGGTCGTAGTCGTCGGATATGGTACCCAGAAACGGAACAGCCTGACCAATTCCGTTGCCCAGATTGGGGCGCAGGAGATTGCCCGTCGGCCGGTTTCTAACATTCAGCAATCGTTGCAGGGACAACTGCCGGGAGTTACCGTGCTGGACCAGGGTGGTTCACCGGGACGCTCCAATACGGCCATTCGTGTGCGGGGCATCACCACTTTTAACATAAACGGTGTGAGCAACACGGCGGGTACAAACAACGGCACCGGCGGGTACGACATGAGCAAAAACGACGCGCTAGTGATCGTGGACGGTATTGAGCAACGGTTATCGGACATTAATCCGGACGATATCGAGTCGATTTCTATCCTGAAAGATGCGGCTTCGACGGCCATTTACGGGTCCAGGGCTACCAACGGCGTTGTGCTCGTCACGACCAAACGGGCCAGAGGTAATAAGGTTCAGGTGGAGTACAATGGCTACTACGCCATCCAGAATTCCATCAACAGGCCGCACATGATGGGTATTGAAGACTACATGCGCCTGCAGGTTGCAGCTTATACCAATGCAGGGTCGGCATTGCCCGCTCGCTTTACCGAGTCGTCTATTCAGGCGTATGTGACCGCCACCGACCGTGAAAAATATCCCTTACCCAACACCTGGTTTCAGACGGTGCTTCATGCAGCTCCTCAGCAAAATCACACCATTGCTGTATCGGGTGGTACCGAAGCGCTGCGCACGCGACTGAGCCTGCGGTATCAGGATCAGGACGGTATTATTACCCACTATGGTAATAAAATCGGTGAAATCCGGTTGAACTCCGACTACACAATTTCACCCAGACTGCGCGTCAGTGGTGATATTAACTACCGCTACAATAATTCCCAGGCACCCACCATCGATCCCGTTAATTTCTTGTTTCATGGATCACTGTGGGCGGTGCCGAAATACGCGGATGGGACCTATGGCCTAAGTACGCAGGGAAATAACCCGCTCATGTATGCCGAAATTGGCGGTGACTCGAAACGGTTTACCGATTATCTGGCGGGCTACATAAAAGCCGATTGGGAGATTGTGGATGGCCTGACCTTCTCGACACAGTTAGGGGGAAGAGGCACGTTTCTCCAGGAGAAGAACTTTGCTAATTCGTATGTCAACGTCGACAAAAATACCAATATCACCAAAACAGTTGCCAACAACACCCTGACGGAGGTACGTAACACCTTACGGGAATACACCTTGATTAACCTACTGACTTATGAGCGCAAGTTAGGCAGTCATAATCTGAGAGGCTTGCTGGGTTACTCGCAGATTGGCAACACCCAAACGTTCCTAACCGCCTACCGCGAACGGTTCTACAACAACGCTATTCAATCGATTGGTCAGGGCGCTAATGACGGTACGAAGAGTAACAGTGGGAGTGATGCCGTGTACGGTTTACGGTCGTATTTCGGTCGGGTAAACTATGATTACGATGGCAAATACCTGTTCGAGGCAAACGGCCGTTACGATGGTTCGTCCAAGTTTACCGGCCAAAAGCAGTACAGCTTCTTTCCATCGTTTTCGGCGGGTTGGCGGCTTTCCAAAGAAAACTTTTGGCAGGGACTACAAAAGACGGTTAACGACCTGAAGCTGCGCGGTTCGTGGGGTATAACGGGTAACCAGTCGGTGAATCTGTACAGTTATTATGCAGCGCTGACGGCCAGTGGCTACAATTTTAACGGAGCCGCTGTTCAGGGTTATCGGCAAACTACATTGGCCAATACCAATTTAGGCTGGGAGTCAACGAAGCAGTTGGATTTGGGGTTAGACGCGACCTTTCTGGGTGGGCGTATGAATCTGACCGTCGACTATTACCGAAAGCTCACGACCGATATTCTCTTGAATCTGGATATTCCGGCTACAGTTGGTTTAATTGCTCCACCTCAAAATGCGGGCTCAGTCGAAAACAAAGGCTGGGAATTTAGTCTGAATTTCCGGGGCGCTAAAAACTCATCAGGTTTCCAGTATAACCTGGGAGGCAACTTGAGTATAAACGAGAACAAGGTCGTTGACCTGAAAGGAACCGGTCCATACATTATCGGGTCCGACATTGATCCCCGCTACATCATCGCGGTCGGGCTGCCTATCAATACGTTGTGGGGTCACAGAACCGATGGCCTGTTCCAGACCCAGCAGGAGATCACCGAATACAAGGCTACCTACGCGGCCAACACCAAACCGGGGGATGTGAAGTACATTGATGCAAATGGCGACGGGAAGATCGATGCCAATGACATGACCAATATCGGCAACACATTTCCCAAGTTCACCTTTGGCCTGAATTCCAATTTCTCGTACCGCAATTTTGAGCTGAACCTGCTCTTTCAGGGGGCCGCCGACGTAAGCACCCGACTGGCGGGGGCACTGGCCGAAATGGGCAATCAGGAAGGTTTTACGCACTCTATCTACACCAATAACTACTGGACGCCTACGCATACCGACGCCCGCTTTCCCTTACCCCGGAAATTCGACTTACGCAACGTAGCCACCTCCGACCGGCTGATCATTGATGGGTCGTATGTGCGGTTGAAAAACGTTCAGCTTGCCTATTCGCTACCCGCGGCCATTGCTTCGAAAGTGCGGTTGAGTCGAATTCGGACGTATGTGTCAGCGACGAACGTGTTGACTATTTCGAAACTGAATGAGTGGAATCTGGACCCAGAAGCGGGTTCCGGCCGAGGGGTATATTACCCCCAAACGGCATTGTACACGCTTGGTCTTAACCTCCAGTTCTAA
- a CDS encoding RagB/SusD family nutrient uptake outer membrane protein, which produces MKRKHTVFLLLVLAVSSLLFTACDRELLDTVPNDRLSESFFWKSENDARLAVNSLYTDLDSTNIFSWDAMTDIAHTNQPFDVQAYVELGQYDATSAKVFGEWAKAYKGIRACNYFLENVSKVTSTNTTLINQLKGEARALRAYQYLKLANLFGDVPLVTTAISLDESRNLSRTPVAQVWDFVDKELSEAAGLLPVTYAAADKGRFTKGAALGLRARANLMAGRYQQAADAADQVIKLGVYGLNDSYEKLFSYAAENNKEVLLDRQFIKDTYPVNVFALIGPYSQKSANSTFVPTKALVDMYETTSGKLITDPTSGYDPANPYANRDPRLKFSVFLTGDALPSGITFRPEPNSGTADAVGNTYIASTTGFNIKKYVNAEDYANPANNGINIILLRYAEILLTYAEARIELNQLDASVISAINIVRNGRSDVKQPAISATASQAELRAIVRRERTVELAFEGQHLFDIRRWKTADKVIPGPIYGITYKAANGALTTVQVVGINRTFDVTRHYLWPIPQRERNLTPNLSQNPGW; this is translated from the coding sequence ATGAAACGAAAACATACAGTATTCCTGTTGCTGGTCCTGGCTGTGTCAAGCTTGTTGTTCACTGCCTGCGACCGGGAGTTGCTCGATACCGTTCCCAACGACCGCCTGTCAGAAAGCTTTTTCTGGAAATCGGAGAACGATGCCAGGCTGGCCGTCAATTCGCTGTATACGGACCTCGACAGTACCAACATTTTTAGCTGGGATGCCATGACGGACATCGCCCATACGAACCAGCCATTCGATGTGCAGGCTTATGTCGAACTGGGGCAGTATGACGCCACCAGTGCCAAGGTGTTTGGGGAATGGGCCAAGGCCTACAAAGGCATCCGGGCGTGCAACTATTTTCTGGAGAATGTCAGCAAAGTTACCTCGACAAACACCACGCTGATCAACCAACTGAAAGGGGAAGCCAGAGCGCTCCGGGCTTATCAGTACCTGAAATTAGCCAATCTGTTTGGCGATGTGCCTTTGGTGACGACGGCTATTTCGCTGGATGAAAGCCGCAATCTGTCGCGAACGCCCGTTGCTCAGGTTTGGGATTTTGTCGATAAAGAGCTGAGTGAAGCGGCTGGTTTGTTGCCTGTTACCTATGCTGCCGCCGACAAAGGTCGATTTACAAAAGGAGCTGCATTGGGCCTTCGGGCGCGCGCCAACCTGATGGCCGGGCGTTATCAGCAGGCTGCTGATGCTGCCGACCAGGTGATTAAACTGGGCGTTTACGGCCTGAACGACAGTTACGAAAAGCTGTTCAGTTACGCGGCTGAGAATAATAAGGAAGTTCTGTTAGACCGACAGTTTATCAAAGACACTTATCCGGTCAACGTATTTGCACTCATAGGCCCTTACAGCCAAAAGAGTGCGAACAGCACCTTCGTACCAACCAAAGCGTTGGTCGATATGTACGAAACGACATCGGGTAAGCTCATCACCGATCCCACGAGCGGCTACGATCCGGCTAATCCTTACGCGAATCGGGACCCACGACTTAAGTTTTCGGTTTTCTTAACCGGGGATGCCCTGCCAAGCGGTATTACGTTCCGACCGGAGCCAAACAGTGGTACGGCCGATGCCGTCGGCAATACCTACATTGCTTCAACGACGGGCTTTAACATCAAGAAATACGTCAATGCGGAGGATTACGCCAATCCAGCCAATAATGGTATCAATATCATTCTGCTACGGTATGCCGAGATTTTGCTGACCTATGCTGAAGCCAGGATTGAATTGAACCAGTTGGATGCCAGCGTGATTTCAGCCATCAATATCGTTCGAAACGGACGTTCGGACGTAAAGCAACCAGCCATAAGCGCTACTGCCAGTCAGGCGGAACTGCGAGCTATCGTGCGCCGGGAGCGGACTGTCGAACTGGCTTTTGAAGGACAGCACCTTTTCGACATCCGGCGCTGGAAAACAGCCGACAAGGTAATACCGGGTCCTATTTACGGCATTACGTATAAAGCGGCTAACGGCGCGTTGACCACCGTTCAGGTAGTTGGCATAAACCGAACATTCGACGTCACCCGACATTACCTCTGGCCTATTCCACAACGGGAACGTAATCTAACCCCAAATCTTAGCCAGAACCCAGGGTGGTAA
- a CDS encoding arylsulfatase yields the protein MTGGLFLAFKPHQAAPSRPNIIYIYADDLGYAELGCYGQQKIRTPNLDQLAREGIRFTQHYTSMPVCAPARCMLLTGRHGGHSYIRGNYEMGGFPDSLEGGQMPLYPGAFTIGRMLQQSGYKTACIGKWGLGMANTTGNPNEQGFDYFYGYLDQKQAHNYYPTHLWENGKPVPLNNPVISVHQRLAPERATPEGFAYYQGKDYAIDRMAQKALAFVRQHRSEPFFLYLPYTAPHLSLQAPEDVVKEYVGKFDEKPYLGQQGYASTPYPRATYAAMITYMDKQIGALMQLLKELKIDDNTLVMFSSDNGATFSVGGVEAAFFNSVGNLRGLKMDVYEGGIREPMLARWPGKIRAGQTTGHVSIQYDLLATLAELTGYKQPFTTDGISFLPTLLGQPSSQKQHAFLYWEYPEKGGQLAVRMGNWKAVKTDVRKNRSGLWELYDLDKDVGETSNVAAQHPDLIRQADAIVAREHTPAHINDWEIINPKTAPKAAN from the coding sequence ATGACTGGTGGGCTTTTTCTTGCTTTTAAGCCTCATCAGGCAGCCCCGTCACGCCCGAACATCATTTACATTTATGCGGATGATCTCGGCTACGCGGAACTCGGATGCTATGGCCAACAGAAAATACGGACGCCAAATCTGGACCAACTGGCTCGCGAAGGCATTCGCTTTACGCAGCACTACACGAGCATGCCCGTCTGTGCGCCCGCGCGCTGTATGCTGCTGACCGGCCGGCATGGCGGACATTCCTATATTCGGGGGAACTACGAAATGGGCGGTTTCCCCGACTCGCTGGAGGGTGGACAGATGCCGCTGTATCCGGGTGCGTTTACGATCGGGCGGATGTTGCAGCAGTCGGGTTATAAAACCGCCTGCATCGGTAAATGGGGACTGGGCATGGCCAACACCACGGGGAATCCCAATGAGCAGGGCTTCGATTATTTCTACGGTTATCTGGATCAGAAACAGGCGCACAACTACTATCCGACGCATCTGTGGGAGAATGGGAAACCCGTCCCGCTGAATAATCCGGTTATAAGCGTGCACCAGCGTCTGGCGCCGGAAAGGGCCACGCCCGAGGGGTTTGCCTATTATCAGGGCAAGGACTACGCCATTGACCGAATGGCCCAGAAAGCCTTGGCGTTTGTTCGGCAGCATCGGAGCGAGCCTTTTTTCCTCTACCTGCCATATACGGCTCCGCATCTGTCATTGCAGGCACCCGAGGACGTAGTGAAGGAATATGTCGGCAAGTTTGATGAAAAGCCTTATCTGGGCCAGCAGGGATACGCGTCGACGCCCTATCCGCGCGCTACCTACGCGGCCATGATTACGTACATGGATAAGCAGATCGGGGCGCTGATGCAGTTGCTGAAAGAGTTGAAGATTGACGACAACACGCTCGTGATGTTCTCCAGCGACAACGGCGCAACGTTTTCTGTGGGTGGGGTAGAGGCTGCTTTTTTCAACAGCGTTGGTAATCTGCGGGGGCTGAAAATGGATGTTTACGAGGGAGGCATCCGGGAGCCTATGCTGGCGCGCTGGCCCGGTAAAATCAGGGCGGGACAAACGACCGGACACGTTTCGATCCAGTATGACCTGCTGGCTACACTGGCCGAGCTGACTGGCTATAAACAGCCGTTTACAACCGATGGTATTTCGTTTTTGCCAACTTTATTGGGGCAGCCGTCCAGCCAGAAACAACACGCGTTCCTCTACTGGGAATACCCCGAAAAAGGCGGTCAACTGGCCGTTCGGATGGGTAACTGGAAGGCCGTAAAGACCGACGTACGCAAGAACCGCAGTGGTCTTTGGGAGCTGTATGATCTGGATAAAGACGTGGGCGAAACCAGCAACGTTGCCGCCCAACACCCCGACCTGATCCGGCAGGCCGACGCCATCGTTGCCCGCGAGCACACTCCCGCGCACATCAACGACTGGGAAATTATTAATCCTAAAACAGCCCCTAAGGCAGCAAACTGA